A genomic stretch from Vibrio neptunius includes:
- a CDS encoding phage major capsid protein, P2 family — MLNALSTTYLQEFCTATLSAANAPQGTQSFNLTPPMEIKLRQAIMQSDAFLGMVSLLPVQQIKGQVVDVGDDGLSTGRSDTGRFSVEVGQSGNTYELTKTDSGAHILWETMTQWANSGSKDQWLKMMKNAISRRFALDMLRIGFNGTSIAAKTDPVANPLGQDVNKGWLKIVKEKAAAQVLASAALDPTGTTPDSYKNLDSLTQDLINTTIAPEHRQDPDLVVLVGSDLVAAEQHRLLEAADSPTEHKAAQSLAKTIAGKKAYTPPFFPANQIWVTNTKNLQILTQEGTQWRKQKNDEDELRFKQNHIRMEGYAVGNLKKFAAIEAVTVVAPATAA, encoded by the coding sequence ATGCTGAATGCACTATCAACCACCTATTTACAAGAGTTCTGCACAGCAACGCTATCAGCCGCCAACGCTCCGCAGGGTACACAGTCGTTTAATCTAACACCACCAATGGAAATTAAACTGCGCCAAGCAATTATGCAGTCTGATGCGTTCCTTGGAATGGTTTCACTACTGCCTGTTCAACAAATTAAAGGCCAAGTGGTCGATGTTGGCGATGATGGTCTGTCGACAGGTCGTTCCGATACTGGACGCTTTAGCGTTGAAGTGGGACAAAGTGGTAACACCTACGAACTGACCAAGACCGATTCAGGCGCACATATTCTGTGGGAAACCATGACTCAATGGGCCAACTCCGGTTCCAAAGACCAATGGTTAAAGATGATGAAAAATGCCATTTCTCGTCGTTTTGCACTGGATATGCTGCGTATTGGTTTCAATGGTACGTCTATCGCAGCCAAAACCGACCCAGTTGCTAATCCGTTAGGCCAAGATGTCAACAAGGGCTGGTTAAAAATTGTAAAAGAGAAAGCGGCAGCTCAAGTGTTAGCGTCAGCCGCCCTCGACCCAACGGGTACAACACCTGATTCATACAAAAATCTTGATTCACTGACTCAAGACTTAATCAACACCACCATTGCGCCAGAGCACCGTCAAGATCCGGATCTTGTCGTGTTGGTTGGCTCTGACTTAGTTGCTGCTGAACAGCACCGTCTACTTGAAGCTGCAGATAGTCCAACGGAACACAAAGCTGCACAAAGTCTAGCTAAGACGATTGCAGGTAAAAAGGCTTACACACCGCCGTTCTTCCCTGCCAATCAAATTTGGGTAACCAATACCAAAAACCTGCAAATCCTAACGCAGGAGGGTACGCAGTGGCGCAAGCAGAAGAACGACGAAGACGAGCTTCGCTTTAAGCAAAACCATATCCGTATGGAAGGTTATGCAGTAGGCAACCTTAAAAAGTTTGCTGCTATTGAAGCGGTCACTGTTGTTGCGCCAGCGACGGCAGCATAA
- a CDS encoding terminase, protein MVSSLARQRKQILERQANPSAPEKVSGADTDSLHIKLIEFEEDRKHLKGFNAIADRVEHKRSVLVPKYKPYIEKYLEDGDVYSNPIFSDMIVWLFDIQELELAIDWCFKAIDLGLPLPEGWRRKDWGTVCADFVLQWAEKESAEGRSVEPYFSQVFEKIEKDWRLHEEVHAKWFKFAGLHLIRNEEGKPLASSVGCVETLQKALVLLEHADDKSEKAQVKTHINKINSRINALQEGKNL, encoded by the coding sequence ATGGTTAGCTCATTAGCAAGGCAGCGTAAACAAATACTAGAGCGGCAAGCTAACCCGTCTGCACCAGAAAAGGTTTCTGGTGCCGATACCGACAGCCTGCATATCAAGCTCATCGAGTTCGAAGAAGACCGCAAGCACTTAAAAGGCTTTAACGCCATTGCTGATCGAGTGGAACATAAACGCTCTGTATTAGTGCCTAAGTACAAGCCGTATATCGAAAAATACCTAGAAGATGGTGACGTTTATTCGAACCCTATTTTTAGCGACATGATCGTGTGGTTGTTTGATATTCAAGAACTTGAATTGGCAATCGACTGGTGTTTCAAAGCGATCGATTTGGGCTTGCCTCTTCCAGAGGGATGGCGTCGAAAAGACTGGGGAACCGTCTGTGCTGATTTTGTTCTGCAGTGGGCAGAGAAAGAGTCTGCAGAAGGTCGAAGTGTAGAACCGTACTTTAGCCAGGTATTCGAGAAAATAGAAAAAGACTGGCGCTTGCATGAAGAGGTTCATGCCAAATGGTTCAAATTTGCAGGGCTGCACCTGATTCGGAATGAAGAAGGCAAACCGCTCGCCTCTTCGGTGGGTTGTGTTGAAACGCTACAAAAAGCATTAGTGCTGCTTGAGCACGCTGACGACAAAAGCGAAAAAGCCCAGGTGAAAACGCACATCAACAAAATTAATAGTCGGATTAACGCCTTACAAGAAGGCAAAAATCTGTAA
- a CDS encoding phage tail protein translates to MKTKLQALHQYLCQQLNGNVHAKKIHATQAGGELIVNGEDRGNGGYRIANWFYQAGILIENFPHNKLDPNTLLALVACWIAEFDPERDENEELGNPDIEIDVNNEESADVLIKIAFEEPIELIPDPKGLVLWNGQTYRVNPVEIWIAEEGEITNAANDNA, encoded by the coding sequence ATGAAAACCAAATTACAAGCCTTACACCAATACCTATGTCAGCAACTGAACGGCAACGTCCACGCGAAAAAGATTCATGCCACTCAAGCTGGCGGTGAGTTGATTGTAAATGGTGAAGACAGAGGCAATGGCGGTTATCGAATTGCTAACTGGTTTTACCAAGCAGGGATACTGATCGAGAACTTCCCTCACAACAAATTAGACCCAAACACGTTGCTCGCGTTGGTGGCGTGTTGGATTGCTGAATTTGACCCTGAAAGGGACGAGAACGAAGAGCTTGGCAACCCTGATATTGAGATCGACGTAAACAACGAAGAAAGCGCAGATGTATTAATAAAAATTGCCTTTGAAGAACCCATCGAGTTGATACCAGACCCGAAAGGGTTAGTGCTTTGGAATGGCCAAACTTATCGAGTAAATCCAGTAGAAATCTGGATAGCGGAAGAAGGTGAAATCACCAATGCAGCCAACGATAACGCTTAA
- a CDS encoding head completion/stabilization protein → MSFGGYVEENANTDIESGGWPVLKTSEFRQMRRIPSLFDESSIITALQAASLYVQGELDELLVDGEAPAFNTLKASVYKRAVYGTAHADLLPEFATQDRREAAENTAEDDFKQADRFRTQAKRDMSLLLGRSVNKVDLI, encoded by the coding sequence ATGAGCTTTGGTGGATACGTCGAAGAAAATGCAAATACAGACATCGAGTCCGGTGGTTGGCCTGTGCTGAAAACCAGTGAGTTTCGCCAGATGAGACGCATTCCTTCGCTGTTCGATGAAAGCTCAATCATTACGGCACTTCAAGCCGCGAGCTTGTACGTGCAAGGTGAACTGGATGAATTGTTGGTTGATGGTGAAGCACCGGCATTCAATACGCTGAAAGCATCCGTTTATAAGCGTGCGGTGTATGGAACCGCTCATGCTGACTTACTGCCAGAGTTCGCAACTCAAGACCGAAGAGAAGCGGCAGAAAATACAGCCGAAGACGATTTCAAACAGGCTGACCGATTTAGAACTCAAGCAAAACGGGACATGAGTTTGTTGCTTGGTAGAAGCGTCAACAAGGTGGATTTGATCTGA